In one window of Lampris incognitus isolate fLamInc1 chromosome 3, fLamInc1.hap2, whole genome shotgun sequence DNA:
- the pde4ba gene encoding cAMP-specific 3',5'-cyclic phosphodiesterase 4B isoform X2 gives MLQSVHSERDRAGDTGKHRTHYGTAAQLYSLYTHSNMGACCFNKKEKKIGKLNSWRKFKRMLNRELTHLSEMSRSGNQVSEFISNTFLDKQNEVEIPSPTSKTREKKKQQKQQLMTQISGVKKVSHGPSLSSSSISRFGVKTDKEEFLSKELDDLNKWGLNIFTVSEYSNNRPLTCIMYAIFQERDLLKTFKIPVDTFVAYMMTLEDHYHSDVAYHNSLHAADVAQSTHILLSTPALDAVFTDLEILAAIFAAAIHDVDHPGVSNQFLINTNSELALMYNDESVLENHHLAVGFKLLQEDNCDIFQNLTKKQRQSLRKMVIDMVLATDMSKHMSLLADLKTMVETKKVTSSGVLLLDNYTDRIQVLRNMVHCADLSNPTKSLELYRQWTDRIMEEFFHQGDRERERGMEISPMCDKHTASVEKSQVGFIDYIVHPLWETWADLVHPDAQDILDTLEDNRNWYQSMIPQSPSPPFYDKDTDGLGGGAGGQGGGEKFQFELTLEEEEDSDGIEKDGEDEGEDEEEDSLAESSRSPPLDYSDSQEHEEPIMEPTTAIEIVTHEASPTDT, from the exons TTCAAGAGAATGTTGAATCGGGAGTTGACGCACCTATCCGAGATGAGTCGGTCTGGGAATCAGGTGTCCGAATTCATCTCCAACACTTTCCTGG ACAAACAGAACGAGGTGGAGATCCCGTCGCCGACGTCCAAGACgcgagagaagaagaagcagcagaagcagcagctgATGACACAGATCAGCGGGGTGAAGAAGGTTTCCCATGGCCCCTCGCTGTCCAGCAGCTCCATCTCGCGCTTCGGTGTCAAGACGGACAAGGAGGAATTTCTTTCCAAGGAGCTGGATGATCTCAACAAGTGGGGCCTGAACATTTTCACCGTCTCGGAGTACTCAAACAACCGGCCTCTCACCTGCATCATGTACGCCATCTTCCAG GAGCGAGACCTGTTGAAAACATTTAAGATCCCTGTGGATACATTTGTTGCCTACATGATGACTCTGGAGGACCACTACCATTCAGATGTGGCCTACCACAACAGCCTGCATGCTGCTGATGTCGCCCAGTCCACCCACATCCTACTCTCCACCCCAGCATTGGAT GCGGTCTTCACAGATCTTGAGATCCTAGCAGCCATCTTTGCTGCTGCTATACATGATGTTGATCACCCAGGAGTATCGAACCAATTCCTAATCAATACCA ACTCTGAGCTGGCGCTGATGTACAACGATGAGTCTGTTTTGGAGAACCATCACCTGGCGGTTGGCTTCAAGCTCCTGCAGGAAGACAACTGTGACATCTTCCAGAACCTCACCAAGAAACAACGCCAGTCGCTGCGCAAGATGGTCATTGACATG GTGTTGGCCACTGACATGTCCAAACATATGAGTCTGCTGGCTGATCTGAAGACAATGGTTGAGACCAAAAAGGTGACCAGCTCCGGAGTGCTACTGCTGGACAACTACACAGATAGGATACAG GTGCTGCGTAACATGGTGCACTGCGCTGATCTTAGCAACCCCACCAAGTCCTTGGAGCTGTATCGGCAGTGGACAGACAGGATAATGGAGGAGTTCTTCCaccagggagacagagagcgggagagggggaTGGAGATCAGTCCCATGTGTGACAAACACACAGCCTCTGTGGAGAAGAGCCAG GTGGGTTTCATTGACTATATTGTCCACCCACTGTGGGAAACTTGGGCCGACCTGGTCCACCCCGATGCCCAGGACATTCTGGACACGTTGGAGGACAATAGGAACTGGTACCAGAGTATGATCCCCCAGAGCCCTTCTCCTCCCTTCTATGACAAAGACACAGATGGACTCGGAGGAGGTGCGGGGGGGCAGGGAGGTGGGGAGAAGTTTCAGTTTGAGCTGaccttggaggaggaggaggactcaGATGGAATAGAGAAAGACGGGGAGGATGAAGGCGAAGATGAGGAGGAAGATAGTTTAGCGGAGTCCTCTCGCTCCCCTCCGCTGGACTATTCAGACAGTCAGGAGCACGAGGAGCCCATAATGGAGCCCACAACAGCTATAGAGATTGTCACGCACGAAGCATCACCCACAGATACATAG
- the pde4ba gene encoding cAMP-specific 3',5'-cyclic phosphodiesterase 4B isoform X3, whose product MPEANYLLSVSWGYIKFKRMLNRELTHLSEMSRSGNQVSEFISNTFLDKQNEVEIPSPTSKTREKKKQQKQQLMTQISGVKKVSHGPSLSSSSISRFGVKTDKEEFLSKELDDLNKWGLNIFTVSEYSNNRPLTCIMYAIFQERDLLKTFKIPVDTFVAYMMTLEDHYHSDVAYHNSLHAADVAQSTHILLSTPALDAVFTDLEILAAIFAAAIHDVDHPGVSNQFLINTNSELALMYNDESVLENHHLAVGFKLLQEDNCDIFQNLTKKQRQSLRKMVIDMVLATDMSKHMSLLADLKTMVETKKVTSSGVLLLDNYTDRIQVLRNMVHCADLSNPTKSLELYRQWTDRIMEEFFHQGDRERERGMEISPMCDKHTASVEKSQVGFIDYIVHPLWETWADLVHPDAQDILDTLEDNRNWYQSMIPQSPSPPFYDKDTDGLGGGAGGQGGGEKFQFELTLEEEEDSDGIEKDGEDEGEDEEEDSLAESSRSPPLDYSDSQEHEEPIMEPTTAIEIVTHEASPTDT is encoded by the exons ATGCCTGAAGCCAACTACCTGCTGTCTGTGTCCTGGGGTTACATTAAG TTCAAGAGAATGTTGAATCGGGAGTTGACGCACCTATCCGAGATGAGTCGGTCTGGGAATCAGGTGTCCGAATTCATCTCCAACACTTTCCTGG ACAAACAGAACGAGGTGGAGATCCCGTCGCCGACGTCCAAGACgcgagagaagaagaagcagcagaagcagcagctgATGACACAGATCAGCGGGGTGAAGAAGGTTTCCCATGGCCCCTCGCTGTCCAGCAGCTCCATCTCGCGCTTCGGTGTCAAGACGGACAAGGAGGAATTTCTTTCCAAGGAGCTGGATGATCTCAACAAGTGGGGCCTGAACATTTTCACCGTCTCGGAGTACTCAAACAACCGGCCTCTCACCTGCATCATGTACGCCATCTTCCAG GAGCGAGACCTGTTGAAAACATTTAAGATCCCTGTGGATACATTTGTTGCCTACATGATGACTCTGGAGGACCACTACCATTCAGATGTGGCCTACCACAACAGCCTGCATGCTGCTGATGTCGCCCAGTCCACCCACATCCTACTCTCCACCCCAGCATTGGAT GCGGTCTTCACAGATCTTGAGATCCTAGCAGCCATCTTTGCTGCTGCTATACATGATGTTGATCACCCAGGAGTATCGAACCAATTCCTAATCAATACCA ACTCTGAGCTGGCGCTGATGTACAACGATGAGTCTGTTTTGGAGAACCATCACCTGGCGGTTGGCTTCAAGCTCCTGCAGGAAGACAACTGTGACATCTTCCAGAACCTCACCAAGAAACAACGCCAGTCGCTGCGCAAGATGGTCATTGACATG GTGTTGGCCACTGACATGTCCAAACATATGAGTCTGCTGGCTGATCTGAAGACAATGGTTGAGACCAAAAAGGTGACCAGCTCCGGAGTGCTACTGCTGGACAACTACACAGATAGGATACAG GTGCTGCGTAACATGGTGCACTGCGCTGATCTTAGCAACCCCACCAAGTCCTTGGAGCTGTATCGGCAGTGGACAGACAGGATAATGGAGGAGTTCTTCCaccagggagacagagagcgggagagggggaTGGAGATCAGTCCCATGTGTGACAAACACACAGCCTCTGTGGAGAAGAGCCAG GTGGGTTTCATTGACTATATTGTCCACCCACTGTGGGAAACTTGGGCCGACCTGGTCCACCCCGATGCCCAGGACATTCTGGACACGTTGGAGGACAATAGGAACTGGTACCAGAGTATGATCCCCCAGAGCCCTTCTCCTCCCTTCTATGACAAAGACACAGATGGACTCGGAGGAGGTGCGGGGGGGCAGGGAGGTGGGGAGAAGTTTCAGTTTGAGCTGaccttggaggaggaggaggactcaGATGGAATAGAGAAAGACGGGGAGGATGAAGGCGAAGATGAGGAGGAAGATAGTTTAGCGGAGTCCTCTCGCTCCCCTCCGCTGGACTATTCAGACAGTCAGGAGCACGAGGAGCCCATAATGGAGCCCACAACAGCTATAGAGATTGTCACGCACGAAGCATCACCCACAGATACATAG